From a single Patagioenas fasciata isolate bPatFas1 chromosome 19, bPatFas1.hap1, whole genome shotgun sequence genomic region:
- the AATF gene encoding protein AATF, which translates to MAAPLARQLEELLNPRPGLRDPEDDAEEATVAKVIDKFEDETADDILPVGNIRKKASASLLEADKRYSGKATSRKALQAELWGDAPSEEGSADEALDEWYSGSEDSEENGSLGSKTKEKLSSAGSDQEDGLEDDEETDVSVKAKAPKFSFQNITDFEKFAEGMDDAGSSEGEDEDEEDEDDAGVEEGSHEEEYGSENHNNVKETRDSEDDGGVMTFSKRQESEEVEKGKSVKNQLALWDLLLEGRIKMQKALHTANRLPQPDTYPLFRKEGGQEFDNAVESCFKALEALLKVLVELQDELLYQYPGTRHLVDGKQSKTESDDEIPSSSDEEQVDKAQEKRRRPPKRKLKMEDYPDFIAKRYADFRSYRNSVLQKWHEKTKLASGKMGKGFGAFERSILTQIDHILMDKERLLRRTQTKRSVYTVLGKKEQESHPVPESLPENSEVLPPSDSNRHLKDIDEEIFDDDDFYHQLLREFIERKTTSLDPNDQVAMGRQWLAIQKLRSKIKKKVDRKASKGRRIRYHVHSKLVSFMASIDHCTMNDDARTELYRSLFGKLASPEEPEQNEQRD; encoded by the exons ATGGCGGCGCCCTTAGCGcggcagctggaggagctgctgaaCCCCCGGCCCGGCCTGCGCGACCCCGAGGACGACGCGGAGGAAG ctacAGTTGCTAAAGTGATTGACAAATTTGAGGATGAAACTGCAGATGACATTTTGCCTGTTGGTAATATACGGAAAAAAGCTTCAGCCTCGCTCTTGGAAGCTGATAAAAGGTACAGTGGAAAAGCTACATCTCGCAAAGCCTTGCAAGCAGAACTCTGGGGAGATGCTCCCTCTGAAGAGGGATCTG CTGACGAAGCATTAGATGAATGGTACAGTGGCAGTGAAGATTCAGAAGAGAATGGCAGCTTAGGCAGTAAGACAAAGGAGAAGCTCAGCAGTGCTGGCAGTGACCAGGAGGATGGCTTGGAAGATGATGAGGAGACAGATGTGTCTGTCAAGGCTAAGGCACCAAAGTTCAGTTTCCAGAATATCACAGACTTCGAGAAATTTGCAGAGGGGATGGATGATGCAGGAAGCAGTGAGGgggaagatgaggatgaagaggatgaagatgatgcCGGCGTGGAAGAAGGAAGTCACGAGGAGGAATATGGGAGTGAAAACCACAACAATGTAAAGGAAACCAGAGACAGTGAAGATGATGGGGGAGTGATGACATTCTCAAAACGACAAGAGTCTGAAGAAGTAGAAAAAGGCAAATCTGTGAAGAACCAGCTAG CACTGTGGGATCTGCTGTTGGAAGGGAGGATCAAGATGCAGAAGGCACTCCACACAGCCAACCGGCTTCCGCAGCCAGATACTTACCCGCTCTTCAGAAAGGAAGGTGGACAAGAATTTGACAATGCGGTCGAGAGCT GTTTTAAAGCCCTGGAGGCATTGCTGAAAGTGTTAGTGGAACTTCAGGATGAGCTGCTTTACCAATACCCAGGCACGAGGCATCTGGTGGATGGAAAGCAATCAAAAACTGAGAG TGATGATGAAATCCCAAGCAGCAGTGACGAAGAGCAAGTGGATAAGGctcaggagaagaggaggagacccCCAAAACGCAAGCTGAAGATGGAGGACTACCCAGACTTCATAGCCAAGCGCTATGCTGACTTCAGGTCATATCGGAACAGTGTCTTGCAGAAGTGGCATGAGAAGACGAAGCTGGCGTCTGGCAAAATGGGAAAG GGTTTCGGTGCCTTTGAGCGTTCAATCTTGACTCAGATTGATCATATTTTGATGGACAAAGAGAGATTACTACGGCGGACACAGACCAAGCGATCAGTGTACACGGTGCTGGGAAAGAAGGAACAGGAGTCTCATCCGGTCCCTGAATCTTTGCCTGAAAATTCG GAGGTCCTCCCTCCGTCAGATTCCaacaggcacctgaaggacatcGATGAGGAGATATTTGATGACGATGACTTTTACCACCAG cTCCTTCGAGAATTTATAGAACGTAAAACCACCTCGTTGGACCCCAATGACCAGGTCGCAATGGGCAG GCAGTGGTTGGCCATCCAGAAGCTGCGAAGCAAAATCAAGAAGAAAGTGGACAGGAAAGCCAGTAAAGGAAGGAGAATCCG GTACCATGTCCATAGCAAGCTGGTGAGCTTCATGGCATCTATTGACCACTGTACAATGAATGATGATGCCAG GACGGAGCTTTATCGGTCGCTGTTTGGAAAATTGGCGAGTCCAGAAGAACCGGAGCAGAATGAGCAGCGGGACTGA